From Halapricum desulfuricans, a single genomic window includes:
- a CDS encoding PrsW family intramembrane metalloprotease codes for MGTRRDPVQARTDGSLDLHDVVEWEQQTLLDAVAVFVYQALLVATRAFVVVLALFILLAEIALGTLGGLTDPWIGVMTVLSAVPALGLAAYVWHADVTTQEPLSLLVGTFLLGVLVAGFAGILNTAVPAVFMSWGVDIGLIGLFFLVVGPVEEGVKLLAVRLYPFRDNRFNAVIDGAVYGAVAGLGFATIENALYITQSVAATSANPLAVGGGTSIVRALAGPGHVIYSAIAGYYLGLAKFNPDDAGPIVIKGLLIAAVIHGGYNTLAQFVPEALAAVTGLSWFGGFVVFVLVFDGVFGLILVWKIRAYRRAYRLVHDRPIPRSEPTEFDP; via the coding sequence ATGGGCACTCGACGCGATCCGGTTCAGGCGCGCACCGACGGATCGCTCGACCTGCACGACGTGGTCGAGTGGGAGCAACAAACGCTGCTGGACGCAGTCGCCGTGTTCGTCTATCAAGCGCTGCTCGTCGCGACACGGGCGTTCGTCGTCGTCCTCGCGCTGTTCATCCTGCTCGCCGAGATCGCGCTGGGCACGCTCGGTGGCCTCACGGATCCGTGGATCGGGGTGATGACTGTCCTCTCTGCGGTGCCGGCGCTCGGGCTCGCGGCGTACGTCTGGCACGCCGACGTGACGACCCAGGAGCCGCTGTCGCTGCTCGTCGGGACCTTCCTGCTTGGAGTCCTCGTCGCGGGATTCGCCGGGATACTCAACACGGCAGTGCCGGCCGTCTTCATGAGCTGGGGGGTCGACATCGGCCTGATCGGACTGTTCTTCCTGGTCGTCGGTCCCGTCGAGGAGGGGGTCAAGTTACTCGCGGTCAGGCTGTACCCGTTCCGCGACAATCGCTTCAACGCCGTGATCGACGGGGCGGTCTACGGCGCGGTCGCCGGTCTCGGGTTCGCCACGATCGAAAACGCGCTGTATATCACCCAGAGCGTCGCCGCGACGAGTGCGAACCCGCTGGCGGTCGGCGGCGGAACCTCGATCGTCCGCGCGCTGGCCGGTCCGGGGCACGTCATCTACTCGGCCATCGCCGGCTACTACCTCGGGCTCGCGAAGTTCAACCCCGACGACGCCGGCCCGATCGTGATCAAGGGGCTGTTGATCGCGGCCGTCATCCACGGCGGCTACAACACCCTCGCGCAGTTCGTTCCGGAAGCGCTGGCGGCTGTGACAGGGCTCAGTTGGTTCGGCGGGTTCGTCGTGTTCGTGCTCGTCTTCGATGGCGTGTTCGGACTCATCCTCGTCTGGAAGATTCGGGCGTACCGTCGGGCCTACCGGCTCGTCCACGACCGGCCGATCCCGAGGTCGGAACCCACGGAGTTCGATCCGTGA
- a CDS encoding MFS transporter has translation MALNTDSRVLTLSVARMADALGNSFLIIVLPLYIASGEISLVGIAGTEISLPGTALGGFVLREETLIGVVLSLFGLLNSFGQPFTGRWSDRLGRRKVFVLGGLALFGAGSAAYPFAGTYWTVLLARALQGVGAAFTVPATVALINDYAESDSERGSNFGVYNTLRLLGFGFGPIIAGVVITGGLAAEGVVTYDLLGLVISGFDAAFAVAVLGAAVSAGLVVLFIEDPPEAADAASKDLSIAIRGPDGRGLDSVFVLGIGTFLMATTIALFATLEGPIRARLGESTFFFSVQFAAVTLANVAFQIPIGRASDRYGRRPFVVAGFAVLIPSVFVQGLVTDPWLMLGARFIQGVAVALVFAPSLALAGDLSGERGSGTTLSVLTMAFGLGVAVGPLASGVLYNVGSFETPFFFGAVLSVLALVLVYSQVEETLTEPTRESKNI, from the coding sequence ATGGCCCTGAACACCGACTCGCGGGTGCTGACGCTGTCGGTCGCCCGGATGGCCGACGCGCTGGGCAACTCGTTTCTGATCATCGTCCTCCCGCTGTACATCGCCAGTGGCGAGATCTCGCTCGTGGGGATCGCCGGCACCGAGATCTCGCTCCCGGGTACCGCACTCGGCGGGTTCGTCCTGCGCGAGGAGACGCTGATCGGTGTCGTCCTCTCGTTGTTTGGCCTGCTCAACAGCTTCGGCCAGCCCTTTACCGGGCGGTGGTCCGACAGGCTCGGTCGGCGGAAAGTGTTCGTCCTCGGCGGGCTCGCCTTGTTCGGGGCCGGCAGCGCGGCCTATCCGTTCGCCGGCACGTACTGGACGGTGCTACTGGCACGGGCGCTCCAGGGCGTCGGAGCAGCCTTCACCGTCCCGGCGACGGTCGCGCTGATCAACGACTACGCCGAAAGCGACAGCGAACGCGGCAGCAACTTCGGCGTCTACAACACGCTCCGGTTGCTGGGCTTTGGCTTCGGGCCGATCATCGCCGGCGTCGTCATCACGGGCGGGCTCGCCGCCGAGGGAGTCGTCACATACGACCTGCTCGGACTCGTGATCTCCGGGTTCGACGCCGCCTTCGCCGTGGCCGTCCTCGGCGCGGCCGTCAGCGCCGGCCTGGTCGTGCTGTTCATCGAGGACCCGCCGGAAGCGGCCGACGCGGCGAGCAAGGACCTCTCGATCGCGATTCGCGGCCCCGACGGTCGCGGTCTCGATTCGGTGTTCGTCCTCGGGATCGGGACCTTCCTGATGGCGACGACGATCGCACTGTTCGCCACGCTGGAGGGGCCGATCCGGGCACGACTCGGCGAGTCGACCTTCTTCTTCAGCGTCCAGTTCGCCGCAGTGACGCTCGCGAATGTCGCGTTCCAGATCCCGATCGGCCGGGCCAGCGACCGGTACGGTCGCCGCCCCTTCGTCGTCGCCGGGTTCGCCGTGTTGATCCCCTCCGTGTTCGTCCAGGGTCTCGTCACCGATCCCTGGCTGATGCTCGGCGCGCGATTCATCCAGGGCGTGGCCGTCGCGCTCGTGTTCGCGCCGTCGCTAGCGCTGGCCGGCGACCTGTCGGGCGAGCGCGGTTCGGGAACGACGCTGTCGGTGCTGACGATGGCGTTCGGCCTCGGCGTCGCCGTCGGGCCGCTGGCCTCCGGCGTGCTGTACAACGTCGGGAGCTTCGAAACGCCGTTTTTCTTCGGTGCGGTCCTGAGTGTGCTCGCGCTCGTGCTCGTCTACAGCCAGGTCGAGGAGACGCTGACAGAGCCGACACGAGAGTCAAAAAATATATAA
- a CDS encoding zinc ribbon domain-containing protein: MSSNPQPADERGCPKCGHDEVDVNRISTTGGGLSKLFDIQTNNFQVVSCLNCGYSELYRQGGDTGSDIVDVFLG; this comes from the coding sequence ATGTCCTCCAATCCACAGCCGGCAGACGAACGTGGCTGTCCAAAATGCGGGCACGACGAAGTCGACGTCAATCGTATCTCGACGACGGGTGGTGGCCTCTCGAAGCTGTTCGACATCCAGACGAACAACTTCCAGGTCGTCTCTTGTCTGAACTGCGGCTACTCCGAACTGTACCGGCAAGGTGGCGACACCGGGAGCGATATCGTCGATGTCTTTCTGGGATGA
- a CDS encoding M20 family metallopeptidase, translating to MTFDIESFHERAVTTPSHESVGEMRSLLVETLRDAGFEPTVDDAGNVLATRDGDGAGPHLVLNTHIDTVPPHVPHERDGEIVRGRGSCDAKGPLAALLSAFFAVEPERGAVTLAITPDEEVHSTGAAALRGRLDADGFIVGEPTGLDVCTAARGRFEGSITISGTSAHAAEPESGDNAIAAAAPILERLASYDESGGPGEHEQLGRPSLVPTLIEGGEAPNQIPAECRLTFDRRSVPPETAEGFRSGLSEWLRRRLPEGVDLSVALSDRETPFLEAFATDPDETLVETLAAESGGAVRPFGAATEASYFAEEAPTVVFGPGVLADETGAVAHSEREYVRLPEVHAAAEAVTGTLESMLC from the coding sequence ATGACGTTCGATATCGAGTCCTTCCACGAACGCGCCGTGACCACTCCGTCTCACGAGTCTGTCGGGGAGATGCGATCGCTGCTGGTCGAGACCCTACGAGATGCGGGGTTCGAGCCCACCGTCGACGACGCCGGCAACGTGCTGGCGACCCGGGACGGGGACGGAGCGGGGCCGCATCTCGTCCTCAACACGCACATCGACACGGTCCCGCCGCACGTCCCCCACGAGCGCGACGGCGAGATCGTCCGCGGGCGCGGCTCCTGTGACGCCAAGGGGCCGCTCGCCGCGCTGCTTTCGGCCTTTTTCGCCGTCGAACCCGAGCGAGGGGCGGTCACGCTGGCGATCACGCCGGACGAGGAGGTTCACTCGACCGGCGCGGCGGCGCTCCGGGGACGGCTCGATGCCGACGGCTTCATCGTCGGCGAACCCACTGGACTGGACGTCTGTACCGCCGCTCGCGGGCGATTCGAGGGCAGCATCACGATCTCGGGCACGAGCGCCCACGCCGCGGAACCCGAGAGCGGCGACAACGCCATCGCGGCCGCCGCCCCGATCCTCGAGAGACTGGCGAGCTACGACGAGTCAGGCGGGCCAGGCGAGCACGAGCAACTGGGTCGACCGTCGCTCGTGCCGACGCTGATCGAGGGCGGCGAGGCCCCGAACCAGATCCCCGCGGAGTGTCGTCTCACCTTCGATCGCCGGAGCGTCCCTCCCGAGACGGCCGAGGGGTTCCGGTCGGGGCTGTCCGAGTGGCTCCGCCGGCGACTGCCCGAGGGCGTAGACCTCTCGGTCGCGCTCAGTGATCGCGAGACCCCGTTTTTGGAGGCGTTCGCGACCGACCCCGACGAGACACTTGTCGAGACGCTCGCGGCCGAGAGCGGCGGCGCGGTGCGGCCGTTCGGAGCCGCGACCGAGGCCTCGTATTTCGCCGAAGAGGCGCCGACGGTCGTGTTCGGGCCGGGCGTGCTGGCCGACGAGACTGGTGCGGTCGCCCACAGCGAGCGGGAGTACGTCCGACTGCCCGAGGTACACGCCGCGGCCGAGGCCGTCACCGGGACGCTCGAATCTATGTTGTGTTGA
- the dapF gene encoding diaminopimelate epimerase encodes MITVEKYHGTGNDFVVVAADAPVEDREAFARRLADRETGLDHPDGERVGADGVLFLDLDADAEPPRVEMTLVQPDGSIAEMCGNGARVVATWAAAETGRRAFVIDTPAGEYPAEVGREGVTIGMGEPTFDSGAVPTTLGESLIEREVEGLTVTAVNTGVPHAVAFVEDVADVDLERVAPPVRHADVFPEGANVTIASERTAGPVQGYDQRTFERGVEGETRSCGTGAVAVVAAAHERGDVETGQSVPVHPPGGRLVVTRTETGATLQGPVEREFETTVPADGQVAQR; translated from the coding sequence ATGATCACTGTCGAGAAGTACCACGGCACCGGCAACGACTTCGTCGTGGTCGCGGCCGACGCTCCAGTCGAGGATCGGGAGGCCTTCGCGAGGCGGCTCGCCGATCGGGAGACGGGACTGGACCACCCCGACGGCGAGCGGGTCGGTGCCGATGGCGTCCTCTTTCTGGACCTGGACGCCGACGCCGAACCGCCCCGCGTCGAGATGACGCTCGTCCAGCCCGACGGCTCGATCGCGGAGATGTGCGGCAACGGCGCTCGCGTCGTCGCGACCTGGGCGGCCGCCGAGACGGGTCGACGGGCGTTCGTCATTGACACGCCAGCCGGCGAATATCCCGCCGAAGTCGGCCGGGAGGGCGTCACCATCGGGATGGGCGAGCCGACCTTCGACTCCGGGGCCGTCCCGACCACGCTCGGGGAGTCGCTGATCGAGCGCGAGGTCGAGGGGCTGACCGTGACGGCGGTCAACACCGGCGTCCCGCACGCCGTCGCGTTCGTCGAGGACGTCGCCGACGTGGATCTGGAACGCGTCGCGCCGCCCGTCCGGCACGCCGACGTCTTCCCGGAGGGCGCGAACGTCACGATCGCCTCGGAGCGAACCGCCGGCCCCGTCCAGGGGTACGACCAGCGGACCTTCGAACGCGGCGTCGAGGGCGAGACCCGTTCCTGCGGGACGGGTGCGGTCGCCGTCGTCGCCGCCGCCCACGAACGCGGGGACGTCGAGACGGGCCAGTCCGTCCCCGTCCATCCGCCGGGCGGACGACTGGTCGTCACCAGAACCGAGACGGGCGCGACGCTGCAGGGACCGGTCGAACGCGAGTTCGAGACGACCGTGCCAGCGGACGGACAGGTGGCCCAGCGATGA
- the lysA gene encoding diaminopimelate decarboxylase: MTTDDPPPIRRLSEWDAARLRDLADEHGTPLYVIDQGRVRENVANLEQAFHAEAISYAVKANTVRTTLETVADTGLDAECASAGEVKRAVEAGFEAVRYTAVNPPAADLDHVVSLSDAVEDLDLVITIGAADTLAALEERGYDGPLAIRVNPGVGAGHHAKVTTGDAPKFGVPFDRVPDLASDVLDRGFDLVGLHAHAGSGIHDEDDLQAHRELVARMGELARDLDHDLDFLNVGGGLGVPYRPDEAPLNLDRVASATREAAGDLDATLGIEPGRYVVADAGVLLTTVNTVKPTPETTVVGVDAGMTTLLRPAMYDAYHEIRSLAPDADDREATAATVAGPICETADVLGRDRPLPAPERGDVLAIGNAGAYGYEMASNYNSRPRPAVVSLDGSESELAVERETLSDLTRLEIEQ, translated from the coding sequence ATGACTACTGACGATCCCCCGCCAATCCGTCGCCTGTCCGAGTGGGACGCCGCTCGCCTGCGCGATCTCGCCGACGAACACGGTACGCCGCTGTACGTCATCGACCAGGGGCGCGTCCGCGAGAACGTCGCCAACCTCGAGCAGGCCTTCCACGCCGAGGCGATCAGCTACGCGGTCAAAGCCAATACAGTCCGTACGACCCTAGAGACCGTCGCCGACACCGGCCTCGACGCCGAGTGTGCCTCCGCGGGCGAGGTCAAGCGTGCCGTCGAGGCCGGCTTCGAGGCGGTCCGCTACACCGCGGTCAACCCGCCCGCGGCGGACCTCGATCACGTCGTCTCGCTTTCGGACGCCGTCGAGGACCTCGACCTGGTGATCACCATCGGGGCGGCCGACACGCTGGCGGCGCTCGAGGAACGCGGCTACGACGGCCCGCTCGCGATCCGGGTCAACCCCGGTGTCGGTGCGGGTCACCACGCGAAGGTCACCACGGGTGACGCCCCGAAGTTCGGCGTCCCCTTCGACCGCGTCCCGGACCTCGCAAGCGACGTCCTCGATCGCGGCTTCGATCTCGTCGGACTGCACGCTCACGCCGGCAGCGGGATCCACGACGAGGACGATCTGCAGGCCCATCGCGAACTCGTCGCCCGCATGGGCGAGCTGGCGCGCGATCTCGATCACGATCTGGACTTTCTCAACGTCGGTGGCGGCCTGGGCGTGCCCTACCGGCCAGACGAGGCGCCGCTGAACCTCGACCGCGTCGCCAGCGCCACTCGCGAGGCCGCCGGCGATCTCGACGCGACGCTGGGCATCGAACCCGGCCGGTACGTCGTCGCTGACGCGGGCGTCCTCTTGACGACCGTCAACACGGTCAAGCCGACCCCCGAGACGACAGTCGTCGGCGTCGACGCGGGAATGACGACGCTGTTGCGGCCGGCGATGTACGACGCCTACCACGAGATCCGATCGCTGGCCCCCGACGCCGACGACCGCGAGGCGACCGCTGCGACGGTCGCCGGCCCGATCTGCGAGACTGCCGACGTACTGGGTCGCGACCGGCCACTCCCGGCACCCGAACGCGGGGATGTACTGGCGATCGGCAACGCCGGTGCGTACGGCTACGAGATGGCCTCGAACTACAACTCCCGGCCGCGCCCGGCGGTCGTGTCCCTCGACGGTAGCGAGTCGGAACTGGCCGTCGAACGCGAAACCCTTTCGGACCTGACCCGACTAGAGATCGAGCAATGA
- a CDS encoding 2,3,4,5-tetrahydropyridine-2,6-dicarboxylate N-succinyltransferase yields the protein MSLQSDIEGLWQRYDDGLTAAEADSDALATLERFLAALEAGEVRAAEPAGDDWTVNEWVKRGILLNFGLRETKPREHGGVTYHDVLPLRETEDLGERGTRNTPTGTVIRRGAYVGSDAIMMSPSFVNVGAHVGDGTLVDSSDTVGSCAQIGDNVKLGANTLIGGVLEPVEDSPVIIEDGASLGAGCRVTSGFKVGENSIVGENTLLTPRIPVYDLVEEEVIYGELPPERRAFTRFVESSVSEHDLFDGGAYKPAVVATHVEEETLEAAEKEDILRDN from the coding sequence ATGAGCCTGCAATCCGATATCGAAGGTCTCTGGCAGCGTTACGACGACGGCCTGACTGCCGCCGAGGCCGACAGCGACGCCCTGGCGACGCTCGAACGGTTCCTGGCAGCCCTGGAAGCCGGCGAGGTCCGGGCCGCCGAACCTGCCGGTGACGACTGGACCGTCAACGAGTGGGTCAAACGGGGGATCCTCCTCAACTTCGGCCTGCGCGAGACCAAGCCCCGCGAGCACGGCGGCGTCACCTATCACGATGTCCTGCCGCTTCGAGAGACCGAGGACCTGGGCGAGCGCGGCACGCGAAACACGCCGACTGGGACCGTGATCCGCCGCGGGGCCTACGTGGGCAGCGACGCGATCATGATGAGCCCCAGCTTCGTCAACGTCGGCGCGCACGTCGGCGACGGGACGCTGGTCGACTCCAGCGACACCGTCGGCTCGTGTGCCCAGATCGGCGACAACGTCAAACTCGGCGCGAACACGCTGATCGGCGGTGTGCTCGAGCCCGTCGAAGACAGCCCCGTCATCATCGAGGACGGCGCCTCGCTGGGCGCTGGCTGTCGTGTCACGAGCGGCTTCAAAGTCGGGGAAAACTCGATCGTCGGCGAGAACACCCTGCTGACCCCGCGAATTCCCGTCTACGACCTGGTCGAGGAGGAGGTAATCTACGGAGAACTGCCGCCCGAACGGCGGGCCTTCACCCGCTTCGTCGAGTCCTCTGTGAGCGAGCACGACCTGTTCGACGGCGGCGCGTACAAGCCTGCCGTGGTGGCGACTCACGTCGAGGAAGAGACGCTCGAAGCCGCCGAGAAAGAGGACATCCTGCGGGATAATTAG